A section of the Primulina eburnea isolate SZY01 chromosome 1, ASM2296580v1, whole genome shotgun sequence genome encodes:
- the LOC140806768 gene encoding uncharacterized protein — translation MRQRRWMELLKDFDCEIQYQPGRMNLVADALSRKVQNAMLTSLTISKVHEHLGTSGWTYQINLKEAILREAHCSRHSIHPGIRKMYHTLRAHYWWECMKKDISHFVAKCLMCQQVKVERMRPGGMLHSLEVPQWNWEHIAMDFVTHLPRSNRGCDAIWVTIGMTPFEALYGRKCRSPICWEDVGERQMSRPEFIQEMKDKVELIRKRMKAAQDRQASYANKRRRHLEFQEDDYVFLKVSPFRGTMRLGHKGKLAPRYIGPYMIIERIGTLAYRLDLPPSLSLIHNVFHVSMLRKYEPDPSHILNVEDVELDSSLSYVEHPMQILDRKERQLRSKTIPMVLVQWSRHGREESTWEIEAKMRQAWPHLFENVMNYAMYSEFSVYYQT, via the exons atgagacaacgtcgatGGATGGAattgcttaaagactttgattgtgagattcagtatcAACCAGGTCGAATGAATCTTGTTGCAGATGCTCTCAGCAGGAAAGTTCAGAATGCAATGCTGACATCTTTGACTATCTCTAAAGTTCACGAGCACTTGGGAACTTCAGGATGGACTTATCAGATCA ATCTGAAAGAAGCCATACTAAgggaagcacattgtagtcgacaCAGTATTCACCCAGGAATTCGAAAAATGTATCATACATTGAGAGCTCATTATTGGTGGGAatgtatgaagaaagatatttctCATTTTGTGGCTAAATGTTTAATGTGTCAACAAGTTAAAGTCGAGAGAATGAGACCTGGTGGAATGTTACATAGTCTTGAAGTACCGCAGTGGAACTGGGAGcacattgctatggattttgtgactcatttgccTCGTTCTAATcgtggttgtgatgcgatttgg GTAACAATCGGTATGACaccatttgaagctttgtatggaagaaagtgcagatcaccGATATGTTGGGAAGATGTAGGAGAAAGACAGATGTCAAGACCAGAATTTATTCAAGAGATGAAAGATAAAGTTGAATTGATTAGGAAAAGGATGAAAGCAGCCCAAGATCGTCAAGCCAGCTATGCTAATAAAAGGCGTAGACATTTAGAGTTCCAAGAAGACGATTATGTTTTCTTGAAAGTATCACCATTCAGGGGTACTATGAGACTTGGACATAAAGGCAAGTTAGCTCCACGTTATATTGGTCCGTATATGATTATTGAGAGGATTGGCACATTGGCGTATCGTTTGGATTTGCCGCCGAGTTTGTCTTTGatacataatgtgtttcatgtatctatgttgcGGAAGTATGAGCCAGATCCGTCTCATATCTTGAATGTCGAGGATGTGGAGTTGGACAGTTCTCTTAGCTATGTTGAACATCCTATGCAAATTTTGGACCGCAAGGAAAGACAGCTCAGGAGCAAGACGATTCCAATGGTTTTGGTACAATGGAGTAGGCATGGAAGAGAAGAATCTACATGGGAAATAGAGGCAAAGATGCGACAAGCATGGCCTCATTTGTTTGAGAATGTAATGAATTACGCGATGTATTCTGAATTTTCTGTGTATTATCAGACGTAA